The Brassica rapa cultivar Chiifu-401-42 chromosome A10, CAAS_Brap_v3.01, whole genome shotgun sequence genome segment CAtcctttttttatattaagaaagaaaaattttaaaaacacttTAGCCAAAGTCCCACATCGACTAAATACAAAGAGAACGTGACTTGAAGACCTGTATAAATAGCTACATGTGGGTAGAGACAAATCTTGCAACAACTGGGCTTCTACAAAAGGCTCAACTTCTGCCTAATTAGTTAAATAAATCGGATTTAATCGGCTAAAAATTGGTTATTGTTAAGATTTGAGAGAAGATTTGTGAGAATgtgttgtatatttttttattgcttACACCACTATATATATAATGGTTCATACAAAGTGGAGTCAAAGAGAGAATTGATTACAAAGATACTCTACATAATGACATGGTCAAACTCATAAAGACTAAAGTTGGATGGGTCTTCCAACCTTAGTCTTTATGAGTTTGACCATGTCATTATCCATTCAACCTTAGTCTTTATGAGTTTGACCATGTCATTATGTAGAGTATCTTTGTAATCAATTCTCCTTTTGACTCCACCTTATATGAACCACTATATATAGTGGTGTAAGCAATAAGAAATATACAACACATTTTCACAAATCTTCTCTCAAATCttaacacgttatcagcacgagaCTCTCTCCACCTGAGCAATCCCATCCGCCGGCGATCATCTCTTTTCCGGCCATCTCTTCCGGCCCTCAGCCTTGCTCCGCCGGCCAAGTCTATCCCTCTCACGGTTTTCCGGCCAGCTCCTCCACCTCTCTCTCAACCAGCTCATCTGCGGATCAGTTCTCTCTCACGGTGGTCCATTCAGATCAATTTGGTGTTTTCTAAAAGGTAAACTAATCTATCCATAAAATCTAAGAACACCACATATCTGAATCCTGATTATTAGATCTATTTGTATcataaaacttataaaaatctatagatctaaaaTGATCACAAATATTAATCTTGAATCTAAGATCTATATGAATCttgattctaaaattatttgaatCTCTAAAGATCTAAGAATctctaaaaaaaacttataaaactTATTAATAATCTAAGATCTATATGAATCTTGTTTCTAAgaactatttaaaattataaaagatattaGAGAAAATCATAAACCCCTTTTAGCTAGCAAACCTTAAAATCGGTTCTCCTTTCTCCTATTTTGATCCGGCCTTAAATCCGGATTGACTAAAAGATTGAAACCCATAATCTTTGTTTGGCTGTATTACCGGCTGTATAGCCGGATGAATAAGCTGGCCATCAAAATCTTAATCCCATTCGATGTGCCCCCTTGTTTGTTTTATAACCAGATATGTATCTTGATGGCCATTATACATATCAATTCCCTAAATCATTTTTGCTTGATTTTAATCAATCCCCTAAACTCTAAGCAATAATCGGCTGAACCCCTAAATCCAAATTCGGCCATGATTTTTTCCGGCCATGACCTTTTGCGGCCACAATCTTTTCAGCCATAATCTTTCAGTCAAACCCAAAGATATCAAAACTGAAATCCTAATCAATGCATATCTTTGACCATTGATGTTTTATATTGTAACtgatcaaaatttaaaatttttatgatTGTTTTAAATGCATATCTTTGACTAGGTagtatttatcaaaatattataaccTATAGTCTTGATTTAAATAGTTATGACATAGGCTAAAATAAATACTAAGTTGAAATCATTTGATCACATAGTTGTTTGTCAAAATTTATCTAAATCTAAACCGGCCTTGAAATCGGTTCATTATAGTTTGAACAAATGATATAAATTTATCTTGATCTAAAAACCAACCTTGAAAACTGATTTTGTGatgattaaattatatactGATCATATATACATACCTGATAGCATCTATTAGATCAAACATGGATTAGTAAATTGTTAGATCATACACATATCATGAACTGATCATTTCCATGCATCCGCTTATcatatagttttattaaaacTGAGCATGCATACATATAATAGATCATTCTAATCATGGggcatttaaaataaaatctaaattgGTTCATATTGCTTGCATCTAATTAGATTAAATCggttatttttaaagttaagcATGTTTGTTTAATTGAAAACATAAACCAGCTTTGAAACCGATTGATTGAAAATCTAATTGAATTTGTTCTAGACATATcctgaaaattataaaattttcttgTCTTGGTTTACCCTGTAAGAGGGGGAAGGAATCGGTTTTTGCTTTATGATCTGTGAAAACCAAATATCCTCATGCATTAGGAATCACATATAGATTGTTTAAGTCCAATTCTTAGTTCTGAACATGCATTCAGCTATTTTTTGATCCATGCATTTGCTTGATATCATCCATCTTGCTTGATCTCATTTAATAAAATGATGATTGATCCTTATTCAAATTCTAAAGGGCCTTAATAccctatatatataatcaatccaatttgaattataattaaaaagattACTAGATGGAATGATCAATTGATTATTCTCATACTAAGATTGCTTAAGCAAATAGATTATATGATTTGGAGGAAAGCCTTATTGAAATCATATATATTGATTTATTCTATTGCTTACATAGAATTCTGAGTGCTTGAATTACTCGTTAAATATTCAGATGTCCAGATTtgaacactcagattactctgcCCTAAATCTCTCTGGAGATAATTACCTAGAATGGGTAAAGAATACTCTTGTTGCCCTGAGATCCAGAGGACTCGGACAATGCATCAATGAGTACAATGATATCATTGACAGTGAAAGGCATAGAGCTATAACGATTATTCGTTATCATCTCACTGAGGAACTAAGAGACCTGTATCTCCATGTTGAGGATCCTTGTGACCTTTGGTTACAGTTAAGGAAAAGGTTCAAACCGGTATCGTGGCAAAAAGCCAACCATGAATGGGAGATCTTCAGATTCCAGGATTTTGAATCCGTGGACAAATATAATTCTGCTCTGATGGATATTGCTTATAGTCTTGAACTATGCGGTGAAAAGATAACACattattctttattttataagaCCTACTCCACATTCCATCCAAAGGATGTGCTGTTGTTACACACGGCTAAGAAGTTCACCACTTATAATGACCTTTTGTCATATCTTTTGGCTTCTGAACAAAGAAAGCAGAAAATCAAAGATACCATCAACAGATTTGACAAGCTTCAGAAAAGATACATTGAGCTAAAGAATAATAAGATGAGGCCTCCTATAGCTGATGAAGCTGAAGTTGAGCGCCATATGGCAACACATGCATTGTGAAGGCCATATTATATAATTGTCTTTTGACATTCTCATTTTCATGTTTCCTGAGTTTATGTTTCATGAATTGCTTTGATACGTTGCTTTATACACGACTTCATTAATAAAATGAATTGCTTTGAGTTCATGATCATTATCTTATTCAAACTGTTGTTTGATAAGAAACTATATCCATATGCTTTTATTGTGCCAAGATAAGTATGATTGAGGATTAATACCCCAACTCACTTTTCCAAAGAGTTCAAAGAAGCCTTTGACAAATGGCACGACATGCTCTGCCATCCAGGCTCAGTTATAAAATACTCTTGAACTCAACTGGACATTCCTTGAAAGAAAGGAAAAGAAGCTCGACCAAGGCTTTGCCTAAATGGCATTATATTCACCCTATAAGGTCCATTGAATTAAGAAGAGAAAATGGTTTCCAACAATGGACAAAAGGGAATAAGAGTACCTAAATTAAAATCGCCTAAGTGGTCGAGACTACATTCTCTATTGATCTAGTGATCAATATGATATTAGGCAAATGGCCAGGGCAATCATGTTTGATTAACCCACGAAATTTATCACTTAGATGGCATTACCATACTTAGCCATTAGGATTATGATGCAAATATTTAAAACGGCACAAATGTTATCCCATAAGATCTCACGAGTGTGCAATATATCTATGCACAAGGGAATTTATTGTCCCAAGTACCACAAATTAGAGTATGTTCATGAGGGGGGAGTGAGGATAAATCCCATGATACATGACCATACTAAAATCCGTGAAACATGGTCCACAACCATATTACATATTGGTTGAATTTGATATAAAGACCATTACCTATAAGGTTCAAATTCTAAAAGTCCATATGCTTGGGGACACCATGAGTTATAAAAAAATGAACCTGCATCAGGCCATAGTAATTATATCAGGCCATATAAGTGATCATAGATATTCCCACCTCAGACTGATACGGGTCATGAGTCCAGACATATATCATCTTAAGATATTATGAAAGAATCCACCACAAATATATGTGCCATCTAAGATCATGTGATCTTAGAATCTCATAAAGAGGATTGGGAATATATGTTGGATATATATTATGAATATACTTTCTCCATAAGTTTAAAAGAAACCTTGAGCCAAAATGGGTGATCTAATTATAGGCCAAAGAACAAGGATTACATAAGGTTTATGAATCCGAATATCCAACAATGAAAGGAGAAAAGTAATAAGCTGGTATAAAGAATGATAAAGAATGGTATCTACCATCTGGTATCAACCATCAATGTCTTGGCAAAGATCCTCGGACTAGAAAGTAATTTATAGACGTCCATATGCTACAATTATAGCAAAATAAAATGCCAGACACATTGACCCAAGAGAAAGAATGACTATGTCATCCCAGCTTAGCACCACACGGTTTTGATGTCTTAAAGACACAACCAAGTTGCTACAAAGTCTATATAAGATAGACCAAATAAATGTTCCAAATAAAGTTCCATAAATTCTAAGGAACCTCGGAAAGAAAGAAAGGTGCATAAGATAAAATCCGAGTTTTATTAAAGGAAACCATTCCAGACATTGAGATATAAGGCTGGCCAGCTGAACAACTAGGTACCATACCATATAGCTTGGGATGCCAAGTTATAAGGGTTATTAAGGTCCTAGATAATGAAATCTCAAATTGATTTATACCATGTCTGGAACTAAAaggaactatatatatatatatataagtgtgTCGACACAtacattcataaaaaaatgcGCAAGTATGTAGTAGatgaatacaaatatatgtatTGAGGATCATAAACCCACACAAGAGTACATAATGAATAATGAAAGAAACGTGGGGTTTAAAGTGATATATAAAAGGCATATTGTATTGGCCATGAATATGTAAACGCCATATGATGCCCAGTGAATATATAAATCTTGAAAGAAGGATAAATCGTGAGACAGACCGGGAAAGGTTTATATAATCCAATGTGGTGGATACTACTACATATTTCACTACATATGATGTCTGGAAGAAATTCAAAAGATGTAGTATGCTATATATGACTCactggatgatgatgataatattATTGGTACCAAAAGGTTTACCAAACGGTATTGAGCTCATAATCAAAAGATGAGAAAAGAAGTTCTCTTGAACAGCATTTTCCTAAAGCTGTTCATGGACTGAATTAAATTACTACATGTAAGCAAGTGAAGAGTTCTATAAGAACAATTCAAATAAGTCCATAGAGAAATTTTAAATTCCTTGTGTTTTATACTAACCAGCCTAAGATAGGTTAAATGGTTATTCATTAAACCTTAGAAAAGGTTATAGACCATCACCACAAATTAGCCAAATTTTGGTAATACTTATGGTTGGTCGAATTCTCAGCATGAACCAACCAAGCTGTGGTATGAATGAATAAGATATGAGAAACCTTGCAAACCTTGTACTTCAAATAATGATATGAGAAACTGGTTTACTGTTCTGACTATTCGTTAAAACTGAGTTTGATATTCCTAAAGGTACGTGTGGAGCATGGAAGGAGGTGAACGGATACCAATTCTTGTTATTCTTAGACTAAGCCGTGCTGCACTTTGTGTCCGATTGAGTCCCAAAGGTAATTGAATTAGATCCACATTTTAGTTAAATGGAACATTGTagttagtttttgttttagCTGAGGAATTGTCTCTGATATGAtttgtttttgtgtgtgttcTCTGTATGAATATGTTTTGTCTCGAGCTGTTGGAGTGATGTTGAACATGCCGTTTGACTGTTTGAGAATAGATTgcaagttttaaatttttttgggcATTGCAAGTTTAATGAGCTATGCATCTAGATTCATTGATAAGTTAAGACATGTCTCGTGATTGTGTGTTACTGTCTTGTGTTGAGTATGTCTTCTCATGAGCTGTGTATGAATTATGTTTGCGCTTCCCCACAAACTCTTCTTCTAACGTGAGTTATGCTTAGGTTTACTCTTAACAACAGCTAATGTCTCACCAACTTCAGTAGTCGCTTGTACAGAATCATATGTCTGTTGTTTTCACCTTAAGTGGTTTCTTGCGGCTGAAGATACTGGAAACCACAGAAGCAGCTAATCATCTATAAAATCATCAACCGTAGAAGCAGAAGCAGCTTGAAACAGCTAGTATCATGTTTTTCTGTCACGTACCGCGGGACGGCCCGCGAAGGCCTACACATTTTGCGGTACGGGATTGGGTAGCTAGTTTCAGGACCGCATCCCGCGCGGGACAGTCCCGCCGTGTACCGAAAGAAGACGAACCCGCAGCGGTTTGGGACGGGACGGGACGGGAGAGCCCAAATTCCATCCCttcttattattaattaatttcatatttcAAGATTATCTAACTTACTATGGTATCATAATCTGATCTCTATAGTTCAACCCAGTTCATAATACTTCCAACTTAAAGTTGGCTCGTCaatcattttcaaaattctGAGATTAATAGCCGAAGATAAAATATATCGAAGgacattttaaaacaaaatctcACATCATAAGTTGGAATGGATGTTAAATAGTATAATGAATCAATCAAGTTATCACCAATTAATTTTACGTTGAAAACTTATCTAACCTAATACAATTTTCTCCcactttttttttcgttttaaagaaaatcattttgaaatcaaaatttgatagcataaaaaaaaagagactacAAAGACATAATCATAAAGTCCAAAACATAATGAAAGCCTTTGAGAGGTACGTAACATACACGCGCTTACCAAAGTTTCTCTCTAAACCTAAAAATCGCCGCTCATAAGGGCGGAGGGATTACAGCATCTGACGGCTCCGATGACGTTTGTGGTACCCTCCCCCACTCTGAAATTGCGCAACTAGATAGAGCATGTCAAGATCCGGCGAggtatttctctctctctctctctctctctctctctctctctctctctctctctctctctctctctctctctctctctctctctctctctctctctctctctctctctctctctctctctctctctctctctctctctctctctctctctctctctctctctctttctctctctctatatgcAAATCAGGAGGGTCATGGTGCGTCGACCCCTTAGAGAGATCCGTTGCTTTGGTGGCTTGTCGAGTGTACGGTAGAGGCATCTTGTTTTGAGGACGGCGAGAAGCTACTAGAAATCGAGTTGTCAGTCATTGGAGCTGGATCTCGTCTACGATTGAAGAGAAGGTCTTTGGTGTCGGAGGTCGCTTCTTGTGGGATGGCGGTTCTCTATGTAAGTGCTATCTCCAGTTTGGAGACGTCTTATTCACCGCCTAGAGAGTGGAGGAGTATTTTGTGCTCGGACTTGCACGACGGTGGATCTCGTTTCATGTGGTGGTGAAGGTTTTGGAGACTGTCTTCTTTAGAAGCTTGCGCGTGGTGGTTGCGGGACGACTCCGCGGGTGACTTCGCTGACGGTGACTTGAGGCAGACCTTGGGCTGGTTTTGGACACCCCGCCCTGAGAAGATCGGTCATCAGATTTGACAGTCACTGTGATACGCCCTAAATAGGGAAGGATCAATTAATCAGACTCAAGGGATATGAACGCGCCAAAATGGCGAACTGATGGACTGAACGGTGACACAAGAGAGGCGGAAAGTCTCTTGATACTACCAAACTTCAGTTGTTGCTTGATATGATGCACAAGTCCAAGAATAGAAGGGTTTCTATATGTTGTTTGATATGACGCACAAGTCCAACGAGATAGAGAAGATTACTTGGAGCTAAGCACACCAAGAAACAAGAAGTGTACTACAAAGAACAAAGGAGATAAACTCAATAAAAGGAGAAAAACGTTGCTTTATTTTGTGGCTCATAGGCCCtatttataggattacaagttgtagaaatccaaagaagaatgtACTCAAAACAGGGCAttgaaaatagaaacaaaaactagaaaatattaaatgagTCAAATGCGCGGAATCTGATGAAGGCAAGTCAAGATAACCCTCAGGCTTCTGTCCAGGTTCATCCTAGTCGTGCTGGTCTATGGTGGGAAGATAAGGAGACACACATGATGATCCACACATTCGCAAGAAGTTCCACACGAACGGACTGAACTTTCGGATGATCCGCTTGACCAAGATGTGTAATGTCGTGAGACAAGTCTTGGGATAGCTAAGTTTACATGACTTATTGAAATATGAAAGAGAAAAGTCCATCATAGGATCAGTCACTGAAGCAAGGACGTCAGTACAGCCTTCGGTACACGCGGGACACACCAACAGGGCCATAAGGGGGAATCTGCGGCCATCTTTGGATTCTTCGTGTCCCAATTGGATTCTGGCTCGACTATCAGTCTTATCTTGACGAGAAGGTCGGGAAAGGAGTGATGTGGGTCGATCAATTCCATCTCTAGGTCGTGGTTCCAGACTGAGCTCCATTCCAAACATCCATGGGTCGATACGGTGGATGGCACGTGCGGTACGGTCGGGTGATCGGGGTGATCGCATGGGACGGTACGGACGGTCTGATCGGCACGATCCGATGGGAAAACATGGCCGGTATGAATCGAATGATCAGATGGGATGACGTGGGCATCATGTTCAGCATTATCTGATGGTAAAACCTCGTTTGGGTCGAGCTGGTTGGCAAGATCACCACCTTGGGCCGTGTCCATGACCCGAGCCGGTCGATGCTCAATCTTGGTTgtatcattccctccctcttcaaaaagatttgacctaaaatctattttacctgaatcacaagaaaatgaatcagaaaaaaaaggatttgaaaatcatgtaaaatttattgaagGAAAATTTTGGAGAGAAACTTCTTTGGAGTTTTGAAGTTGTTTTCCTCAAGTactttgataccactcaaattaccataaggagtgttactctcatcaaaagaggttcagatgtagtacttagggatcgaatccacaaggagctaaggaacaattaaatctagtgtttattaattctaaaggttgtaaatgtttaaatggaatagcaatagtaacgagcgagtaaatataaatgtaacttggatggaaatgatattagatgcaggaccactattcaggtgttggagattataatacctatagatgcctaactgttgcatgcatgatatattagagctcattcgcttaactcagtgatcagctgtcgcatgtaccactggttaacagactagatctcgtgtctcaccggttagtatgcagacaacaagagagtgtcgatcgatagtctattaaaacgtcgaccgatacacctttgccaacgtcgatcgattgtcagttgaggacatcgatcgacgggttctagccaggcctatgcgcgagtatgaaatgccctactaagattctaaattagcggttagccctctctagcaatcctaatatgatagatagatgtcaggatgggataacaagggtgcttgaatatgcaatcctatgatcaagttctagttagcaaggctaaaacaagcaatgaatataaatctatcatgaatatcacaacaaggcagatctatagtttggggctaatcccacaaacctatctgaaccctggatctaacagttgaactactcagacatagcaaagcaatttatatctatagataaatagaaacttatagaatagatgaaaagaaatagaaacaaggagttccaatcaaaagtgatcttctctcccaaatgaaacttgtaacaaaactaggtctagaaaaaacTCTGTTCTTTTTGCCGTCAAAAACACTaggcaatatatattatactaggttaaaaactcgtcggggcattttggtaatttggcttggccttggtttttaagtctgctgaatccaaaatgtcgcgtctggtgtctcgacatcgatcgacggtacttgtgtacatcgatcgatattaatcttcatccgtcgaggcatttcctgatatcgatcgtcagcactgctgcgcatcgatcgattattcttcctctcgtcgacctctgaGTAGTccgctcgggtgaaatgtcttttaagctacaaaatgctccaaagtcatagttttactctgaaatgcacctgaacctgaaaacatacctagaagagtagaaaacatagatatatatatagtaaaatacttatataccatggataaaaatgggtcaaatccaaggtatatcaactcccccagacttacccttttgcttgtcctcaagcaaaacatacatgcagtctctctgaaagaggtttgaaaatatttagggatttaagattttaaaacatagaaatctttcctcaaattttttgcaaccacatttaaaaagtcctaatcacaaaagcacactatgcaatatcttagcttagcaaccatttctaacataacacaactcatcaattcacgtctgacatcccctctactgatttcatttcttagcataaatataaagtgaatgttttaccttgggagtatcgatcacaagatgcaaggatttcagacaggtatctggagctgcaggtaaaagttagttcctagtttctctctctctctctatttctctcttgagtcaaagtctgcttccattgcaggatcagtgaccaagattagacaggcttccatgaatcaaaacttaatggtggttgccaccaagttctgttcacttctttttgacctatatccaagagttctttgcgaaagcgagccttgaagattgccgcctccaagtcccgtttcgaactcttttatttgagtctttatgaatcaggccttaatggttttagccaccaagtcctgttcagtctcatcctaattaaacaatagatcttatttatatttttattattattttattttattttttattttaatactcactaactaatctagggtcgaaatttagagagagaaaatgtgataaataatctaaaccaggcgttaccttccagacctgtctgaagaatccgattcaaggacaccattcgcaagaaggaccaacaaccaggcacatcgatcgatatgtgtaCCTTTACATCGTTCGAcgctaaagtctcagccatgaatgagaggctgaagacttacgaggatatgcatgactgTTTTATATCATCAGTCATGATAGGTTTAAGCAAATTGTCTAGTtaattacttcatgcccaaaaggatattgagaacattactaatcaaagttttttgcaggcaaaatcagcatcgatcgacagactacgagggccttggatcgatggcaagaaacctgtggagttacttccttacacatcAGCAGaggttgagagggcagtaaacgtcgtttatccttgtgtcgatgtatcagacttttcattcatccctgtgttgtgttgaacattgtggttcttcagggatctgagctgtaggaagactgacgtcgatcgatgttgcatgtggtgcgtcgatcgatgctgaggtcgtagcttccttctcaagttgctgacgtaaactctcaattttgtcttcatttctgccatacatctgaaaagctcattgtagcctctatccaaaggctgatgtgtgttttctaccaatgttttgagctcctctcccagttttgagctcctctccacaaataccaaacaccatctcatcgatttcttctttggtgtagagttctggtgctagtcttgtgagtgtgatggaagtggcatgttctggaagacagatgtggctctcctcaaaaagagatgctctttccagtattttcctgatgttgtcctttgtgacagatataatctcaccagctacgcctcgtgcgtgtccatgCTCATCTCtatagactccatactcgtccctttgttcccaagtgaactttctggctccgtacatgtcgaaagcgcggttcccacattcataccgtctgtcgatcgacgtcggttcatccctatcgatcgacgttggtgttaccctgtcgatcgatgtctctgttgtaccgtcgatcgatgcttgcccttttggttggcgtgatagatctgggttgatctctgttgtggcgactcctgcgtggttgttaggatctgtttgaatgacgcctggagtgccacgttgctgtgagaataggttgtcaggtccattggctacttgaaagatgtctgctatgtcctctctggacacttgtaaaatccttccatccattgcacgtgcgttgccatctgggtccctgaaaataccaaatttatcaggtgttagaaaaccgtaatcaatgtttgcataatcattcaatttagaaatagaaagattaaggtttagagtagtatcgatcgatgtagatacagttacatcgatcgatggcagtataatttctgcagaacttttgttcttgagatgattgctcttcatggatttttctattgatgtagaaggaagagtgttcatcttttttgcttgtgtgtttgctctgatgtgtgtaggtggtttcggaggtgcaaaacgattgatataggtatctataaacctagttggggaatgaatattctcctgctcctgaattttcgttgcggcgcgaatatcgatcgatgttcctttatgggtgtcgatcgatgtgagttgttgttttgctggacgagggttggtatcgaccgatgtggagtgcacagcgtcgaacgatgttggaaacgtgttggtgaacttatgtgtttcaagtctttcatcctgcaaagacatttctattgcactttctttccagtaatcctcatcgtattcctcggtatgttcctcattaggtgaagtaattacagtgtcaactgcaaaactttcatggaaaccactgtctacccaactgcctatggaataatcatcatgtcctctcttgcttggaggttggaaggcaaaatgttggtaacaatgatttggTGAAGAGAAATGGTCAACTGAGTGCATTACgccgagtgacgtgttgttgcggtcatcggtcaccgttgacacattggaatcaatcgatggaaaggttggggtgtcgatcgattccgagtactctgtttcgtactccgattcatactctgctccacaatggcatgcgccaatgtagccgagttctttcccataatccacagaattaatgacctttctcttaggt includes the following:
- the LOC117129296 gene encoding uncharacterized protein LOC117129296, with protein sequence MSRFEHSDYSALNLSGDNYLEWVKNTLVALRSRGLGQCINEYNDIIDSERHRAITIIRYHLTEELRDLYLHVEDPCDLWLQLRKRFKPVSWQKANHEWEIFRFQDFESVDKYNSALMDIAYSLELCGEKITHYSLFYKTYSTFHPKDVLLLHTAKKFTTYNDLLSYLLASEQRKQKIKDTINRFDKLQKRYIELKNNKMRPPIADEAEVERHMATHAL